A single genomic interval of Dysidea avara chromosome 6, odDysAvar1.4, whole genome shotgun sequence harbors:
- the LOC136258335 gene encoding uncharacterized protein yields the protein MCTSPIITENYSAFCLKEESQYCIHRSTICKLQSHQGGSEQANDEEDSGVKEAQQIVVLSISPLCVAVVSEDEQSAGLIMKHKRNSSTYKCIVCTDPQCDHLKMFEEWRERSEFTPDEDTDDGKVDEVPTAVSWKKIPYPLSKVLQSRVAEHEGGNWIAWQSAYVYQ from the exons ATGTGCACCTCTCCAATAATCACGGAAAACTACAGCGCATTTTGCTTAAAGGAGGAGTCACAATACTGCATTCATCGTTCGACCATTTGTAAGCTTCAGAGCCATCAGGGAGGTTCAGAACAAGCTAATGATGAAGAAGATAGTGGTGTTAAGGAAGCTCAGCAAATAGTGGTATTGAGCATAAGTCCACTGTGTGTTGCCGTTGTTTCAG AAGATGAACAGAGTGCAGGCCTGATAATGAAACACAAAAGAAACAGTTCAACCTacaaatgtattgtatgtaccgATCCACAGTGCGATCATCTCAAG ATGTTCGAAGAATGGAGAGAAAGATCTGAGTTCACACCTGATGAGGACACTGATGATGGCAAGGTAGATGAAGTACCCACTGCAGTGTCATGGAAGAAAATACCTTATCCACTCTCAAAAGTGCTACAGAGTCGTGTAGCTGAGCATGAAGGAGGAAATTGGAT AGCATGGCAATCAGCATATGTGTATCAGTAA
- the LOC136258694 gene encoding uncharacterized protein, producing the protein MISRDSKRRIDVITKKIGDLETYGIPSLFVYATPWTGGLCVAGDKRMASIVKDNKLQFLEVLKHQPQEESQEDVSSPKLILPALPQPIDEMNGRTLSSVIVGIGKDFGIDWKGDQPEWWPNTVPFNHPREVPTQYKGEWSECLRIVLKEIYRKFEGEGASISELKNATSSDAVSSSNRKSVEMQSHGEEEAEEEAEEEWEIRQQIEATISPISSNNEEETNEEDEHDDKRLKEFTPLAKRRCKRVIKKRTRYGEH; encoded by the exons ATGATTTCAAGGGACTCTAAAAGGAGAATTGATGTTATTACTAAGAAGATTGGAGACCTTGAGACGTATGGAATACCAAGCTTGTTTGTTTATGCTACACCTTGGACTGGAGGTCTTTGCGTTGCTGGAGACAAACGAATGGCTTCCATTGTAAAAGATAACAAACTTCAATTTCTTGAAGTTCTAAAACATCAGCCTCAAGAGGAGTCTCAAGAGGATGTTTCATCTCCAAAGCTGATTCTTCCTGCTTTGCCTCAACCAATTGATGAAATGAATGGAAGGACACTTAGCTCAGTCATTGTAGGAATTGGAAAAGATTTTGGTATTGATTGGAAAGGAGACCAgcctgagtggtggcctaatACAGTGCCTTTTAATCATCCTAGAGAGGTTCCAACACAATACAAAG GTGAATGGTCAGAATGCCTAAGAATAGTGCTGAAAGAAATTTACAGGAAGTTTGAAGGAGAAGGAGCTTCCATTTCTGAGTTGAAGAATGCTACAAGTTCAGATGCAGTTAGTAGCTCCAATAGGAAATCGGTAGAGATGCAAAGTCATGGTGAGGAAGAAGCTGAGGAAGAAGCTGAGGAAGAGTGGGAGATAAGACAACAAATAGAGGCCACTATATCTCCTATATCATCAAATAATGAAGAAGAGACTAATGAAGAGGATGAACATGATGACAAAAGATTAAAAGAATTTACACCATTGGCCAAACGTAGATGTAAAAGGGTTATTAAGAAGCGGACACGATATGGAGAACATTAA